A region of the Betaproteobacteria bacterium genome:
GTGTTGGGACGCGCAATCGAAAAGGACGAGCAAGTATTCGGTCCGGGACTCGACACCCGGATCAACTTCGCCGACATCGATATCCCGAGCGTAACCATGACGGCCGATGGAAAATTTCTCGTCGGCCAGATCCGGCATGGCGACATGCACGAGCTGACGCTTTACGTCGCAAATGTAATGACGTTTACGCAGGGGCAAACCTGGCGGATCGCGGTCGAACCGAGGAATGAGGTTATCTCATTCGCGGTACACGACAATGCACTGTTTCTGCTGACGCACAAGGATGCCCCTCGTTTCAAACTCGTCCGCACCGGTATTCAGCGCCCCGACTTCGACAAGGCAACGACAATCGTCGCGCACGGCGATACCGTCATTCGAGAATTGGCCGTCGCCCAGGATGCACTCTATATACGCGAACTCTCCGGCGGGCTCGATCGGTTGCAGCGTCTCAATTTCAGCCAAAGCGTATTCAGCGGCGGCAAACTGGAGTTTGTGCGCTTGCCATTTGATCTGGCGATACGACAGATGATCGCTCATCCCAAGCGGCCGGGTGCTCTACTCAGGCTGGAAGGTTGGACCGAAGCGCCGCGCTACGTCAACATCGAGGAGCGCAGCGGCAACCTCATCGACACCAAGCTGCATCCGAAATCAAACGTGGATTTCGATTCGATCGACGAAGTCCGCTTGATGGCCACGGCCAGGGACGGCACGAAAATACCCGTCTCGCTGATGTACAAGAAGGGCACGACCCTCAATGCGGATCGCGCCACATTGTTGCGTGCTTATGGCGCATACGGGATCACGCAGTCGCCCGCATTTTCACCGACAACCCTGGCGTGGCTGGAACGAGGTGGCATTATCGGCACTTGTCACGTGCGTGGCGGTGGCGAATTTGGTGAGGCTTGGCATAAGGGTGGCCAGAAACTCACCAAGCCAAATACCTGGCGCGATCTGATCGCCTGTGCCGAGTACCTCGTCGAGCGCAAGTTTACACGCAAGGAAAAGATGGCCATTCAGGGCGGCAGCGCGGGCGGCATCACCGTGGGCCGTGCGTTGACGGAGCGGCCCGATCTGTTCGCGGCCGTCGTGCCGGCCGTGGGTCTGCTCGATGCAATGCGCGCGGAATTCACACCCAATGGACCGCCGAATATTCCCGAATTTGGCAGCGTGAAAACCGAAGCGGGATTCAAAGGCTTATTCGCGATGAGCTCATTGCATCAGGTGAAGGATGGAACCCGGTATCCGGCGGTGCTGCTGATGCACGGCGTGAATGATCCCCGCGTGGAAGTCTGGCATTCCGCGAAGATGGCGGCGCGCCTGCAAGCGGCGACCGCGGCTGACCGTGATGCCAATCCGGTCCTGCTGCGATTGGATTACGATGCGGGACACGGCATCGGCTCAAGCCGGTCGCAACGCAACGGGGAAATTGCGGATATTTATTCGTTCCTGCTGTGGCAGTTTGGCGATCCTGCCTTCCAACCGAGATAGAACAGTTCAGCCGGATTTTTCATCGATGACAACCGTGTCCGAAAAAGTCGTCCGCGAATTCAACCACACGCTGCTGTGGCCGATAACCTTGCAGCCTTTGCACCGTGAGGCGGGTGGTGCGCTCGTGTCTTTCTGGGACATGCTGAAGCGCCGTCCAGGGCCATGGGAGTTCGTCGAAGACGCGCTGTTGATCGAGGACGAGTCATGCCTCGCTGGCTACGAAGAGTTTGTCTATTTCCTGCCCTATGTGCAGAGATTTTTGTATGGTGTTGGCGATGGCGGTCGCGGCGCGCAGTCTTCGCTCCACACCTTTCAGCGCCATGATCTGAAAGAGGTTCGCCTGCGGACGGAACCCGGTGCGGAAGAAATCTCACTCGAGGTGCGGCGCGCGCGGCTGTATTTTTTCTATGACATCGAGGTCGCGCTGGCGGTACTGGAGGTGGCGGGCGAGAACATCCCGCTCGATATCGCCGTCGAAATCATGGATCGCTTTGGCCGCCCGTATCCGCCCGCATGGGAGGCGGATGGCCGTGGCGCGCATTGCCTGCACAGTGTTGAGTTCTGGGGCCATGACGCGACGGGCGCGCCGGCGCTGCTTTCCAGCTCCGATTATGGGGACCGTGAAAAGTATCTCGAACTGGTGCGAAACCAGCGCCAGACGCCGCTGTCCCTTCACTGGGAGTATTTTCTTTCGCCGCTGATTCCAGCCTATCTGCCCGGTGGCGTGCTGAAGTATCACCAGATCGAGAACAAGCGCATTCCGATCATGAGTTACCTTTCGTTCGACGACCCGCGCGCCTTGTCGCGTGGCGACATGGTGCGCATTGGCTTTGCGGCCAAGTGGGGCGAATCGGATACCTTGCCGTACGCGTCTGGATTTCTCGCCGGCTTTGAGCGCGATTACGCCTACGACCGTTATTGGGATCCCGGCAATCAGCAGTCAGGGATGAGTACGCGCTATTTTTTTTGTGGCGTGGGGTTTTCCATGATCACGCCGTACCAGCGTGACGATTTGTTGTTGCGGCAGTTCCGCCACCAGTTTTTTCAAATTGGACTGATCGCGCATTTTCACAAAGCCGCATTGCTGTCGCTGTCCAATCGCTTTTCACGCGCGGTGGAGCGGCTCAACGTGCGTGACTTTGAATCCGTGAAGCAGTTCAAGAAACATGTGCGCGAAACGCTGGAAGTATTCCTGCGTTTCAATCACCGTTACTGGTTCCACGAAATTTCCACCCAGGTGCAGGCCAGCGATTTTTTCAAGCGCTGGAGCCACCAGCTCGGATCCGATGCGCTGTACAACGAAGTGCGGGAAGAGGCGCATGACATCAATGAGTACCTCGATACCGATCGCGCCCGCAAGCAAACGGACAACGCGATGCGGCTGACGGTCGTGTCAGCTTGCGGCATGGTTGGCACCATCGCCACCGGATTTCTCGGCATGAATCTCTACGCGCACGCGGATCTGCCCGCCATCGATAAATTTCTGATTTTCGTGGTGGTGGTTGTACCGACAGTCGCGCTGGGGGTGTACACGGTGGCGATCTCCAAGCGTATTGCCAATTTCATGGAGGCTCTCGCCAGTGAAGGCCTGAGCTGGAAGGAAAAATTCGGCACATTCCGGCAGATCTGGTACTCCAACAAGCGCGAGAGGGTCAGGGAGCGTCGCGAAAAGGGCGAAGCGGGATTGTCCTCCGGCGAATAAGAAAAGGGCACGCCTGCCGGCGTGCCCCGTTAACCGCGCTCTCGCTTGCCTGGCCGCTTATTTTCCCTTCGTGCTGAAGGATAATCCGGGCATTTCTTTCACGCTGTAACCGTCGGGCACGGTGAACAGCGTGGCAGACTGTTCGCTGCGTTTGACATTCGCCAAACGGTAAATGGTCTCACCGACCCGCGGGTCGCTGCTCTTCGAGTACACCGTTGCCTGCAAGTCGGGCGAATACCAGGTCTCGGTGGTCACGATGATGGGATTCTTGTTGCCGATTTCCCCGGCGGGAATGCTGTAACTGACACTTTTTCCATCGACGCGAACGCCTTCAATTTCTTTCGTACCCAACGCCGTGGTGGTGGATTTCGACGACCATTTTGCATCCTGGAGCGACATACCGATTGGCCCGAGGCGCATCGATTCGCCGAGCGCGCGACCGATGTCGCCATCTGCAAAGCCATGCGCGAAGGCGTTCGCTGGCCCCGATCCGTTGGCACGAATGATGTTGACGTTGACTTCCTCGCGCATCTCTTTCTTGCCGTCTTTCGCGGGAAGTTCAATGCGCTTGATGATGATTTCCTGGCCCGGACCCGGATGCTCGATGATCGTCGTCGTGCCGTCCTTGGCCATTGCCTTCGCCTTTTCCTTGGCTTCCGCGACACGCTTGTCGAGTCTGCTCTCGGCGATATGCTTGACGAACTCGTTGTTCATCTGCATTTTGGTGGCGGTCTTGCCGGCGGGGGAAAGTACGTATCGCGTGCCCTCGACACTGTCATTGATATGAATAGTCTTTACGTCTCCTTTCGCATCGCGCGTTTCCTGGCGCGTGCGCCCGGCACTGTCGCGATAGGTTATCGTCACGGTGCGCCTGGAAATCTGGTTTCCATCCGGCAGCGTCTGGCTTTTTTCAGTGACCACTTCCGCGCTATACGGCGCGTTCTTCACGGTTTTGGCGAGCGGTCCGTGGGCCGCGCCGGCAAACGCCTCCGACATGGCGCTGGACACGAGGGCGTCGATGTCGGGCAAATCATGGAGGCTTGCGCCGGAGGTGATGATCTTCACGTGCTTCTTCACATGGTCCGGACTGGCCTGGGCGAGGAAAATTTCCGGGCCAGGGCCGCTGGAATTTTCGACGATGTTGCCATTCTCGATCACGATGGTGCGCGTGTTGGTAATGATTTCCGGCTGCGGATTGGACGTAGCGACCGCGGCGGTTGCGCCACACGTGGCCAGCGCACAAATTGCGGCGACATGCGGAAGCAAATGGGAGGGTAGGTGGAATTTCATGATCGTTTCCTTTCGGTGGATAGTTCGTGTTTTTTTGGAAAAAAGTCAATCAAGGTACGAAACGCATCGCCAGCGGCTGGCCGCTCGCGCTTACCAGCATTTCGGCCCGCAACGAATCGCCGGCAGACTGTGGATCGACCGGCACGCCATACGAGGCCAGCCACATGCGCGGCACGGCGGTCTCGATCAGTCGTGGCCGCGGCTCCAGTGCAATTTGCTCGAGTGACTGCAAGGCAATGAATGGTGTATCGGCGTACATCAGGGCACTCGCCGCGGTGAACGCGGAATGCGCGCCGGAATCAAGTGCAGGGCCGGCCATCGGTGTAAACACCATCCACGCCGATATGCAGGCGCTCGCCGCCAGCGCGAGCCCCGGCGCGAACCATTGCGCGATAATTTCACTGCGGCGCTTGCCAGCGCGATGTCTGGAATGATGCGCTTTGAAAGCCGACATCAGTTGCGCCTCCAGCGGCGCTGGTGCCGCAAGTGACGCCGTGGCGGACTGAAGGGATGCAAGGCGCTCATCGAGCAACTTTTCCTGCTCGGGTGCGAGTGCGTTTATCGGGGTAAGTGTCGGGTTCATGATCTTGCCTCCTGTTGAGGCGATTGGGTTTGTCGCGCGTTCGAGGCGACCGTTTCGGGGAAATCCGGCTGTAGCAGTTCGAACAGTTTGGCGCGTGCTCGCGACAGGCGCGAACGTACGGTGCCGATATCGATATTGCAGATCTGCGCGATTTCGACATACGTGAGATCGTGCATCTCGTAGAGGATCACCACATCGCGATAATGGGGCGCCAACTGCTGGAGCGCGCGACGCACCATTTCCGCCTGTTCATGGTCAAGCAGCCGTTGCGCGGGTTGCGGCGCCGGATCGATGATGGTGTCCTCAATGTCTCCGGCGTCTTCATTTTCATGATGCTTGCGGGTCACATAACGGCTCTGTGCCGCGTCCCGTTTGAGCGCCAGGTTGCGCGCCACGCCAAACAGGAATCCTTGCAGCGCACCTCGCGCCGGATCGAATTTCAAGACATTGGAAAGCAGATTCATGAATATTTCCTGGACAATATCCGCCGCCGTATCCGGCGAGCCGCTGCGCAACAGCGCGAAGCGATATAGCGGCGCCTGATGCCGGCGGAACAGCGCTTCGAACGCGGTCGCATTGCCGCCACGCATCTCGGTTAGCAGCGCCAGATCTTCGGTGGGGTCGGTCAAGGACATGTTTTTTTCGGGAGATTTCCTGTATTCCGGCGCGGGGCCGAAAAAGTTCCTGTGGGTTTCCGTATGGCAGGGTAAAGTTTTTACCGGTTTTTGCGCGTGACGCCAAGCACAAGCGCTGGCGAGCCTCTCCGGCCATAAATGGCTTAGACACCGCGCCAGTGCTTGTGTTTGGCGTTGTAGCCTGGCGCGGGCACGCGTTTTTGCATGCGCAAGTCCCACCCGCTCGGGTAGGGACAGCAAGCCGCTTCCACGGCATTATTCCTGCAAATGCGCGGGCTCTGGCAAGCCGGCGCACGACGATCAATGCGAAAGTAACAACCCAGGAAGCCGGACATGAATTCACTGACACAAATACTTGAAGAAGCGCGCGCAATGCAGTTGCGCAATGGGTTCAGCATGCGTGAAGCACTGGCGATCGCCATGGCCAGACGGCGGCGATTGAGCCACATGCCGGAAGCCAGCCTCGAAGAAGGCGGCCCGGTGCCGCTGCGGATTCAGATGCCGGCGGCGTTGAGCCTGGATGCGCTCTTGCCACGCGACCGCGAACCGACCATCGAGGAGATTCGCGAAGCGTGGAAGGAATGCGTCGAGCAATCCAGCCTTTATGGGGGTGCGGAACGCTACGAAGTCGTTCCGGAGACTTCCGCTGACATACATGCGGAAAAAGCGTGAATCCCTCGGCGGCGGCATCTGAAGAGGACATCATGGCCATTCGCATCACCAAAGCGCCCCCGCGATTTTTCGTGGCCCTGGTCAGCGGCGGCCTGGTCGCGGGCGTGCTGGTGTTCCTCGCGGTCCAGGCCACACCCATCCTGGGCTGGATCCTTTGGGCAGTCGTCATTGCCACTGTTGGTATTTGCGTGATGCTTTGGTGCAAATTCGAATTTGCCAAGTTGCGGCAGACCGAAGAGGAGAACCGCACAGCGACGCGGCAAAAGGAATCGGACCGGACCAAGGCGGAGTTGCGGCGGCAACGTGGTCTGCGCCGAACTGAACTAATGGCGAAATACGCAGGCGATCAAAACCTCGTGGAACGCATTGTGCAGGGGTTTTATTGGGAAGGGCAGACGGCCGGCCAGCTCAAGGATTCCCTTGGCAACCCCGCGGATATCGCCGCCAGATCCTCAGCGCAAGCGCAATGAAATCTGGAAGTATCACGCGACCGGCGGTGATCGGTATGCGCTATGGATTGAACTGGAAGATGATTTGGTCGTGCAGTGGGAAGAGCGCGTGTGAGTGAGGGTAGCCAGCATGCCATGGCACGCGCACCAGGGCAATTTGCGGCTTGTCTAAGGCAGTGGCGATCCTGCCTGCCAATGGTTATTTTCCATTTCATCAAGTAACGCAGACAGTTCCAGGCGCGCTGCTGATTGATGAATCGGCAACACCAGCACATCACCGGGTTGTGCCCAGCGCAATAAATAGCGTGCAGCGTCGAATTCGTCAGCTTCAACATGAATGTTGTCGGTTGGAAAGCCGGCGGCGAGCAAGCCCGCTCTCAATAGCGCCGGCACGTCACCCAGCTTGCGTCCGCGCAGCATGCTGGTGATTTCCTTGATCACGACATAGTCCGGCTGAAACGTGGCGGCGGTATGTGCCAGTTTATTGATGGCTTCATTGCCACGATTGCCGGCCTGGCCGAGCAGGAGGCCGACGCGACCCTCGATTCCGGTTCTGGAAATCTGTTGGAGGCGAATCGTGTCGCCGCCGACCAATAATTTCGCCAATCCATCCGGATTGTGCGCATAGTCGATGAGCACCGTGGTATCGGCGAGAGTCCAGTGATCGAGCCGTCCGGGGTTGTCGTGCCGCGTGCCACCAAACCGTTGGAGTTCGGCGGCGATGACGGCCGGTGTCACGCCGCTTGCCGACGCGGCCAATGCCGCCGCGGCAATATTGGCGACATTGAAGTGCGCCGCGCCATTCAGCGTCAGCGGCATTTTCCGAATGTCGCCGAGCGAAGTGCGGACGCCGATATCGGTAAGCCATAGCTGGTCATCGACAAGCCCGCAGGTCGAGCCGCCTGCATTTCGATGTGCCACCAAAGCAGGATGCGCGTCGTCAAACGCAAACAGGGCAACCTTGCAAACCTGACCCGCCGCGCGCGCCAGCAATAGCGGATCGTCCGCATTGAGTACCAGTGTGCCGCTCGTGCCCAGCGCATGCGCGACCACCAGCTTGACCTCCGCAAGATCCTCAAGCGTATCGATGCCGTATTCACCAAAATGATCGGCGCTGATGTTGGTGACGATGGCCACGTCAGCGCGCTCGACCGCCAATCCGCGCCGCAGGAGGCCGCCGCGCGCTGTCTCCAGCACCGCCGCCGCGACGCGGGTATCACGCAATACCAGGCGCGCCCCCGCAGGCCCCGAAAAATCGCCCTCACCGGCATGCTGCCCGCCGATCATCACGCCTTCCGTGCTCGAATACCCGACGCGGTTCCGATACCTGGAATCGCTCGCCTGAATCAGCGCCGCCAGCAAACGTACGGTGGTGGTCTTGCCATTGGAGCCGGTGACGATGAGGGTGGGCACATCATGCAGCAATTGCCAGGGTACGCTGCCGGCATTGGGCAAATCCAGCACGGGCCAGGTGCGGCTGCCGGCGCCGGCGCCAAGCGAGACTTCGCTGTCGTCGGCAAGAACGGGTATGCCGCGCCGCCGGGCCTCATCACGCAATGCCGCCAACGAAGGATTCTTCTCCACACCCGCGCGTGCGGCAAATGCCGCGACCACCAGGGAAAAGTCGCTGCCCAGTGGATGCAGTTGATCGAATGGCGGATTGGTGATGCGCTCGACGCCTGGCGCAAAGATCCCGCTCGCCTGTTCCCACGCCCATTCGTTGACTTCGGTTGCGGTGAAGAGCGCGTCGACGGGTGCGGAAATGGCCAGCAGTGTGCCGCTGGCGTATCGATGCGCAACGGCGGGGCCATCAGGCCATCCCATTGCCGCACGCAGCGCCGTGACCGACGCGCGCCAATGCTCGTGGGCGTCCGCATTCTGGGCCGTGGGACCAAGCGCTTCGAGTACGGCGCCGGAGCCGGCGAAGAAACGGTTGTGACCCGTGAGGCGGCGCGAATCGGCAAAGCAGGGGTTTGATTCGGGCGGTTCGCCGCCTGACAGTGGTGTATTCAGTCGTCGCTTTCTTTGACGAATCGCAGGCCGCGTTCGTCACGGATAAATCCCGCTGCTTCGATAGAGGCATCGCCTGCGGTGGGAGCATCTTGTTCTTCCGGCGTTGCCTTGCGGCTTTCGCTTGTACGTGTGCCTGGTTTTGGCGCGGATGTCCCCCTGTCCGTTGAATGCGGGGCCGTCGCGCCCGCTGGCCGGAATTTGGTGACCTGCTTCCATGAACGCGCCAGTGCATCCGCAAAAATCAGTAGCAGGTCGCCGTGTTTGCCCATGTTCAAAGCGGCGTCGATCGCATCCTGCTCGTCGGGAATGATGCGGATGTTGCTCTCCTGCACGCCGCGCGCACGCAGGACCTTGGCAATCATGCCAGGAATCTCGTCGCCGTCACGGCCGCGCAGCGAATCATCACGGCGGCAGATGTAGTGATCGAAGCGGCCCGCAACCGCCGCTGCGATGGCGGTCACATCTTCATCGCGCCGGTCGCCAGGCGCTGAGATGACGACAATACGCCGCCCCTGTACATCAAGCCTTCCGGCCAGATCCGCCATCACGCCGACCGCATGCGCGTTGTGGCCATAGTCGAAGATCACCTTGAACGGATGTTCGTCGAACACATTCATCCGACCCGGCGCCTGGTAAAAAGTGGTGTCGAACGTGCGCAGGCCCTGGCGGATGGCATCGAGCTTGATGCCGAGCGAGAACGCCATGGCCGCCGCGAACATCGCGTTTTGCACGTTGTGCATGGCGCGGCCCTCGAGAGTGGCCGGGATGAGATGGGTCCACATCAGCGGGATGTGTCCACCCTTGTCGTAAATCGTGATCATTTGGCCATTGACGCCGGCTTCGAGCGCGCAGGCGCGGCCACCGGCGCGAATGTGCTCGCGCACCACCGCGTGCTGCGGGTTAAGCGTGACGTAGCAGATGCTCTTCGCTTCGGTGTCGGCCGACATTTTGATGACGTTGACGTCGTCGGCGTTGAGCACTGCGCAATCCTTCGCGACTTCGACGATGATGCGTTTGACTTCGGCCAGTTGCTCAAGTGTGTCGATGCCTTTCATGCCGAGGTGGGCGGCCTCCACATTGAGCACGGCGCCGACATTGATGATCGGCACGCCCATGCCCGCGCGCAGCAGGCCGCCGCGGGCAATTTCCAGGATGGCGATGTCGACCCGCGTGTCCGCGAGCACCATGCGCGTCGCCACCGGCCCGGTCATGTCACCTTCGACGGTGCGCTGGCCGTCGATGTACACGCCGTCGGTGGTGGTGAGCCCCGGCGTGTAGCCAGCCATCTTGGTGATGTGGGCCAGCATGCGCGCGGTGGTGGTCTTGCCGTTGGTGCCGGTGATGCCGGCGATCGGCACGCGCGACGGTGTGCCGGCGGGGAACAGCATGTCGATCACCGGCCCGGCCACGTCGCGCGGCGTGCCTTCGGAGGGCGCCACGTGCATGCGGAATCCAGGTGCGGCATTGACTTCGCAAATGCCGCCGCCGACCTGCTTGTAGCTTTCGGTGATATCGGGGCTCAGGAAATCGACGCCGCCAACATCCAGGCCGATGGCCGTGATCGCGCGCACCGCCATGTCGCGATTGTCGGGATGAATTACGTCGGTCACGTCGGTGGCCGTGCCGCCGGTGGAGAGATTGGCGGTGGAGCGCAGCATCACCACTTGCCCGCTCGTCGGGATGGAATCCGGCGTCATGTCCACGCGTGTGAGCATCATGTCCGCCTGCTCGTCGAGTTCGATCCGGGTCATAACTTTTTCATGGCCGATGCCGCGACGCGGGTCCTTGTTCACCGCATCGACCAGTTGTCGAATGGTGGAGATGCCGTCACCCACCACGTGGCCGGGCGTGCGTCGGGTGGCGGCAATCAGCTCGCCATTCACCACGAGCAGGCGGTGGTCGTCACCGGTCAAATAGGTTTCCACAATGACCGACGAAGAGTGTTGTTCCGCCGCGGCAAATCCGGCACGGACTTCTTCCTCGTTCGTCAGGTGAATTGAAATGCCGCGACCGTGATTGCCGTTGTACGGTTTGGTGACCACCGGATAGCCGAGGCGTTTCGCGGCCGATACCGCACGATCCGCCGAGCGCACCAACTCCTGGCGCGGCACCGGCAACCCGCGCATCGCGAGAATCTTGTTGGTCTCTTCCTTGTCGCCCGCCAGTTCCACCGCGATGTAACTGGTGCGGCCGGTCACCGTCGCCTGGATGCGCTGCTGCCATTTGCCGTACCCGAGCTGGATCAGCGATTGCTCATTCATCCGCAGCCACGGGATGCCGCGCTGTTCCGCCGCGCGCACCAGCGATGCCGTCGATGGCCCCAACGCACGCCGCTGCGAGTAACGAATGTACTCGTCGCGCGCCTGCGGCCACGCCCAGCCTTCGGGCAACGCATTGGCGGGCCGAAGGTTTTCCGGCAGTAGCGAACACAGCAATTTCAGCGCCAGTTCGCCGGCTTCGATGCCTTCGTCTTTTTGCGCGTATTCGTATATCACGCTATAAACGCCGGGACGATCGGTGCTGCGGGTTTTGCCGAAGGTAACGTCTTCGCCAGCGACATTCTGCAATTCGATCGCCACATGTTCGAACACGTGCCCAAGCCACGTGCCATCGCCTTCCAGCATGCGGCGGATCAGGCCACCGGGTTCGCGGTAAGAGCAGCCGTGCTCCTGCAGGCTGGGGAGGGCGGCGACCAATTCCAGGACATAGCTTGTGCCGAGCCTGCCAGTGGGCCAGTCTTCCAGCGGCCCGAGATCGAGATCCAGCCGGATCACCGGAAAATGCGCATACAGCGACGGCCCCACATACACCGAACGATCGAGAATACGCATGATTTGTCCCTTATTTTTTTGTTCGAGCCAGTGAGCCTGCCGAGGCTTGCCGCGTATGGAGATTGAATGTCGCCCCGGCGATCAGGATGTGGATCGAGATACCGAGCATGCACACCGGCTGCCCTTCTGCGGCAGTATCCATCGACGAGAACTCGATACCCGACGCATCAACCACGGTAATGCTGCCGCTGCCCGCGGCTTCGAGCGTATTGTCCGGGCCGATGAATGCCGCCGTGTCTTCGTCCAGCCCCAGGCCAATAGCGAATGGATTGAACGCCAGCGCCGCCAGCAGGCGACCCAGCCGGTCGCGCTGGCGAAAATGCTGGTCAATGATGAAGCGGTTGGTCAGCCCGAGCCCGGGGGCCAGGCGCACCGCGCCCGCGACCGGGCTGGCGCCTTCTTCACCGAAGGCGATCATGTGTTCGCTGATGAACGCCGCGCCCGCGCTGGTGCCCGCCATGTGTACGCCACCGGCGTTCATCAGCCGCAGTGCCTTTGCCACCGAGGTGCCGCCGAGAATGGTGGAAAGCCGCAATTGATTGCCGCCGGTGAAAAATACGCCGGTCGCCGATTCCAGCCGCTTGAGCCGGCTGGGTTCTTCGCAATCGCGTCGCGTATCGAAATCCATCGCCGTGACACGCGCAACACCAAGTTCGCGGAATATGCGCTCGTAGCGCGCACCGGTATCGGCCAACTGGCTGGCTGTCGGGATGACCACAATATCGGCGTCTCCACTGGCGCCACAAAGCTCCACAAACCGCCGCAGTATCTGCGGGGAATTTTCTTTTTCTTCGGCGCCCCGATGGGAATGATCCACCACGTTCCGCGCCCTCGGCGACCTTGCTTGGCATTCGTACGGCTCCATGTCGATTGGTACGAGATAATGCCATTGGCAGCGAACGAGCGCCAAACCCGGCAGAAATCATATTTCCGGAATTAGCCGTTTCATCCCGTTCGCTCCGCCCCATTCGTATAAACTACGACGCTTTTCGCGGGGCTATATGTGGTTCAGAAATTTACAGGTTTATCGCTTTCCCGCGCCGTGGGATATCAACGCTTCCAGCCTTGAAGAGCAACTCGGCCGCCAGGTGTTTCGCGCGGCGAGCGGGTTCGAAATGCAGACGCAGGGCTGGGCATCACCGCGCGACGATGGCGGACTGGTGCACACGGTTCATGGTCAGATGCTGATTTCGCTTTGCACGGAAAAGAAGCTGCTGCCGGCATCGGTGATCAAGGAAGTCACCCGCGAAAAGGCAATTGAAGCCGAAGAACGGCAAGGCTTCAAACCCGGACGCAAACAATTGCGCGACCTCAAGGAACAAGTCACCGATGAACTCCTGCCACGCGCCTTCAGCGTGCGGCGCCGCACCGGCATCTGGATCGATCCGGCAAATGGCTGGCTGGTGATTGACTCCAGCTCTCCCGGCAAGGCCGACGAAATCGTCACCCTGTTGAACAAATCGATCGACGACTTCGTGGTTGAGCGCCTCGACACCGTCACGTCGCCGGGCGCCGCCATGACCGCGTGGCTCGCCAATGACGATGTGCCGCCGGGATTCACGATCGATCAGGATACCGAGCTGCAATCGCCGGTCGAGGAAAAAGCCACGGTGCGCTTTGTGCGTCACGCGCTCGACGCCAAGGAAGTGCAGCGCCACATTGCGGCCGGCAAGCAGTGCACGCGCCTCGCACTCACATGGGCAGAACGCGTGTCATTTGTCCTGACCGATACGCTGGTCCTGAAGCGCGTCGCGCCCGTTGATGTGATTCGCGAGACCGAAGATGGGCAGGCACAAAACGACGACGAGCGTTTCGACGCGGATTTCACGCTGATGACGGGTGAATTGCAGCGCATGATGGCGGACCTGGTGGAGGCGCTGGGTGGCGTGACGCCCGGAAAGTAGCTTCCGCAAGCGTGGCGGATCTTTTTGCC
Encoded here:
- a CDS encoding recombination-associated protein RdgC; this translates as MWFRNLQVYRFPAPWDINASSLEEQLGRQVFRAASGFEMQTQGWASPRDDGGLVHTVHGQMLISLCTEKKLLPASVIKEVTREKAIEAEERQGFKPGRKQLRDLKEQVTDELLPRAFSVRRRTGIWIDPANGWLVIDSSSPGKADEIVTLLNKSIDDFVVERLDTVTSPGAAMTAWLANDDVPPGFTIDQDTELQSPVEEKATVRFVRHALDAKEVQRHIAAGKQCTRLALTWAERVSFVLTDTLVLKRVAPVDVIRETEDGQAQNDDERFDADFTLMTGELQRMMADLVEALGGVTPGK